The following coding sequences lie in one Cercospora beticola chromosome 9, complete sequence genomic window:
- a CDS encoding uncharacterized protein (antiSMASH:Cluster_1) produces MRPICRNDAAWGPFVRGCRHDCDFIVTFEHVIVPVPLSLLAVVLLCCRARQLWHRPRIVTLGWPHACKRCAYLLLAACHVGALAVCATLDTPESHAYIASGSLASLVALLLIPIAHLEARCSLRPPVVMQTYLVLDASWRAVQVRTSWLVASSSTFTLYAALSSAIVLVDLIALLLECLPHRVATLTLPRSPEEGAGLFSLASFAWLLPLLRTGYVKPLLLSDLDASASPPRINLVRARTSIHSLRSLGAPLLLPLLATVLPRALLAVFSFAQVFLLNAILQHLRGPADADTRKVGWALVGATFLVYAGSETATTWYWYSHERVLSLGRSILIEALYTHTLTRTVEMVSEAEGLTLMGTEVERVRVGFAGLHDLWCCPLEAAFALWMLYRRLGLAAAAPLVLVCFVTACIGLLGRVIPRHQRAWIHARQRRTMLTANLVIDIESLQTTQLADAAEACVQLLREHEIDIGQRYRLLQLLIVTLAFVPTHLSPALTFAFTGSDLTVSTMFQSVALMMLIATPLAQLFQRAPPFLAACACLGRMQGYLRAEQKTDLRHFERYPSDSLASCAAITIAGLTSDGEMQLQYCTISMRAFHGDA; encoded by the exons ATGCGTCCCATCTGCCGCAATGACGCCGCTTGGGGACCGTTCGTGCGCGGCTGCCGCCACGACTGCGACTTCATCGTGACTTTCGAGCACGTGATCGTGCCCGTCCCATTATCGCTGCTGGCCGTTGTGCTCCTATGCTGCAGAGCGCGACAACTCTGGCATCGACCACGCATCGTGACGCTGGGCTGGCCGCATGCGTGCAAGCGG TGCGCCTACCTGCTCCTCGCGGCGTGCCATGTAGGCGCCCTCGCCGTCTGCGCCACCCTGGACACGCCCGAGTCGCACGCGTACATTGCTTCGGGTAGTCTTGCGTCGCTCGTAGCACTGCTGCTGATTCCGATTGCTCATCTCGAAGCGCGCTGCTCTCTGCGCCCGCCCGTCGTCATGCAGACCTATTTGGTCCTCGATGCCAGCTGGCGCGCGGTCCAGGTGCGCACGTCGTGGCTCGTCGCCAGCAGTTCGACTTTCACCCTCTACGCTGCCCTGTCCAGCGCCATCGTGCTCGTGGACCTCATCGCTCTGCTCTTGGAATGTCTGCCGCACCGTGTTGCAACCCTGACCCTACCCCGGAGCCCAGAGGAGGGAGCGGGGCTGTTCAGTCTCGCCTCCTTCGCCTGGCTCCTTCCGCTGCTTCGCACCGGCTACGTGAAGCCCTTACTCCTCTCCGACCTCGACGCCTCGGCCTCGCCGCCGCGGATCAATCTCGTGCGGGCTCGCACGTCCATTCATTCGCTGAGGTCGCTTGGCGCCCCACTGTTGCTGCCACTGTTGGCCACTGTTCTTCCCCGCGCCCTGCTCGCCGTCTTCTCCTTTGCCCAAGTCTTTCTCCTGAACGCCATCCTCCAGCACCTGCGAGGCCCAGCAGATGCCGACACGAGAAAAGTCGGCTGGGCCCTTGTCGGGGCCACATTCCTGGTATATGCCGGATCGGAGACAGCAACGACATGGTACTGGTATTCCCACGAACGTGTACTGTCCTTGGGACGATCAATCCTGATCGAGGCATTGTACACGCACACCCTCACCCGGACTGTCGAGATGGTGTCAGAGGCAGAGGGCTTGACACTGATGGGCACGGAAGTGGAGCGGGTGCGAGTAGGCTTTGCAGGCCTGCATGACCTGTGGTGCTGTCCACTCGAAGCAGCATTTGCGCTCTGGATGCTATACCGACGTCTGGGTCTCGCAGCAGCCGCTCCCTTGGTCCTGGTGTGCTTCGTTACCGCTTGCATTGGACTCCTTGGGCGAGTGATTCCCAGACATCAGCGCGCCTGGATTCACGCGAGGCAACGGCGGACAATGCTCACGGCGAACCTCGTCATCGACATAGAGTCCCTGCAGACCACGCAGTTGGCAGATGCCGCTGAGGCGTGCGTTCAGCTCCTGCGGGAGCATGAGATCGATATCGGACAACGATATCgcctgctccagctgctcaTCGTGACGTTGGCTTTCGTTCCTACTCATCTGAGTCCAGCTCTGACATTTGCCTTCACTGGCAGTGACTTGACTGTATCAACCATGTTCCAATCAGTCGCTCTCATGATGCTGATCGCGACGCCACTCGCGCAATTGTTCCAGCGCGCGCCTCCATTCCTCGCGGCGTGTGCTTGTCTTGGGCGCATGCAGGGGTAcctcagagcagagcagaagactGACCTCCGACACTTTGAACGATATCCTTCCGACTCTTTGGCATCCTGTGCTGCCATCACTATCGCCGGCTTGACATCGGATGGGGAGATGCAGCTCCAGTATTGCACAATCTCCATGCGAGCCTTCCACGGGGACGCCTGA